In a genomic window of Brassica rapa cultivar Chiifu-401-42 chromosome A10, CAAS_Brap_v3.01, whole genome shotgun sequence:
- the LOC103848367 gene encoding ABSCISIC ACID-INSENSITIVE 5-like protein 5 isoform X1 yields the protein MLSAFIKNLLESLGSRSNMNFKNNNNMGNEPPGDGGGGALTRQGSIYSLTFDEFQSSLGKDFGSMNMDELLKNIWTAEETQAMAVAASTSGVIPLAGEGLPLQRQGSLTLPRTLSTKTVDQVWKDLAKDGGGGTNLTQSQSQRQQTLGEVTLEEFLVRAGVVREEAQIAAKDANTGFSVQASPQVVPGLMGNLGAETVNHMQVQGSSLPLNVNGARSTYQQHQPIMPKQPGFGYGTHVGPGIRGGLMGLGDQSLTNNMGLVQGVVGAVSPVTPVSADGIGKNNGDSSSLSPSPYMFNGVRGRKSGTVEKVVERRQRRMIKNRESAARSRARKQAYTVELEAEVAKLKEENQELQRKQAKIMEMQKNQEMEMMNIQGGAKKKLRRTESGPW from the exons ATGCTATCAgcttttataaaaaatctcctgGAATCTCT TGGAAGCAGAAGTAACATGAATttcaagaacaacaacaacatgggGAATGAGCCACCAGgagatggaggaggaggagcgtTGACCAGACAAGGTTCGATATACTCGTTGACATTCGACGAGTTTCAGAGCAGTTTAGGTAAAGATTTTGGGTCAATGAACATGGACGAGCTGTTAAAGAACATATGGACTGCTGAAGAGACACAAGCCATGGCTGTTGCTGCCTCAACTAGCGGTGTTATTCCACTTGCTGGAGAGGGGCTGCCGTTGCAGAGGCAAGGCTCGTTGACTCTGCCCCGAACCCTTAGCACGAAAACGGTTGATCAGGTGTGGAAAGATCTGGCTAAAGATGGAGGAGGTGGAACAAACTTGACTCAGTCTCAGAGTCAGAGGCAGCAGACATTAGGTGAAGTAACTCTGGAGGAGTTCTTGGTACGTGCTGGCGTTGTGAGAGAGGAAGCTCAGATTGCTGCCAAAGATGCTAACACGGGTTTCTCTGTTCAGGCTTCTCCTCAAGTTGTTCCCGGTTTGATGGGGAACCTTGGTGCCGAGACTGTGAATCATATGCAGGTTCAAGGTTCTAGTTTGCCTCTGAATGTAAATGGAGCTAGATCTACATACCAGCAACATCAGCCAATCATGCCTAAGCAGCCTGGTTTTGGGTATGGAACACACGTTGGTCCTGGGATAAGAGGTGGTCTTATGGGACTTGGAGATCAGTCTCTGACCAACAATATGGGATTAGTCCAAGGCGTTGTTGGTGCTGTGTCTCCTGTTACGCCAGTGTCAGCAGATGGGATAGGGAAGAATAATGGTGATTCTTCATCGCTCTCTCCGTCTCCCTACATGTTTAATGGTGTGAGGGGTAGAAAGAGTGGTACTGTAGAGAAAGTTGTTGAGAGGAGGCAAAGAAGAATGATAAAGAACCGAGAATCAGCCGCAAGGTCACGGGCCAGGAAACAG GCTTATACAGTGGAGCTTGAAGCTGAAGTTGCAAAGTTAAAGGAAGAGAATCAAGAGTTACAAAGAAAGCAG GCAAAGATTATGGAGATGCAAAAGAATCAG gagatggagatgatgaaTATTCAAGGAGGTGCAAAGAAAAAGCTGAGGAGGACAGAGTCAGGACCTTGGTGA
- the LOC103848367 gene encoding ABSCISIC ACID-INSENSITIVE 5-like protein 5 isoform X2, which produces MNFKNNNNMGNEPPGDGGGGALTRQGSIYSLTFDEFQSSLGKDFGSMNMDELLKNIWTAEETQAMAVAASTSGVIPLAGEGLPLQRQGSLTLPRTLSTKTVDQVWKDLAKDGGGGTNLTQSQSQRQQTLGEVTLEEFLVRAGVVREEAQIAAKDANTGFSVQASPQVVPGLMGNLGAETVNHMQVQGSSLPLNVNGARSTYQQHQPIMPKQPGFGYGTHVGPGIRGGLMGLGDQSLTNNMGLVQGVVGAVSPVTPVSADGIGKNNGDSSSLSPSPYMFNGVRGRKSGTVEKVVERRQRRMIKNRESAARSRARKQAYTVELEAEVAKLKEENQELQRKQAKIMEMQKNQEMEMMNIQGGAKKKLRRTESGPW; this is translated from the exons ATGAATttcaagaacaacaacaacatgggGAATGAGCCACCAGgagatggaggaggaggagcgtTGACCAGACAAGGTTCGATATACTCGTTGACATTCGACGAGTTTCAGAGCAGTTTAGGTAAAGATTTTGGGTCAATGAACATGGACGAGCTGTTAAAGAACATATGGACTGCTGAAGAGACACAAGCCATGGCTGTTGCTGCCTCAACTAGCGGTGTTATTCCACTTGCTGGAGAGGGGCTGCCGTTGCAGAGGCAAGGCTCGTTGACTCTGCCCCGAACCCTTAGCACGAAAACGGTTGATCAGGTGTGGAAAGATCTGGCTAAAGATGGAGGAGGTGGAACAAACTTGACTCAGTCTCAGAGTCAGAGGCAGCAGACATTAGGTGAAGTAACTCTGGAGGAGTTCTTGGTACGTGCTGGCGTTGTGAGAGAGGAAGCTCAGATTGCTGCCAAAGATGCTAACACGGGTTTCTCTGTTCAGGCTTCTCCTCAAGTTGTTCCCGGTTTGATGGGGAACCTTGGTGCCGAGACTGTGAATCATATGCAGGTTCAAGGTTCTAGTTTGCCTCTGAATGTAAATGGAGCTAGATCTACATACCAGCAACATCAGCCAATCATGCCTAAGCAGCCTGGTTTTGGGTATGGAACACACGTTGGTCCTGGGATAAGAGGTGGTCTTATGGGACTTGGAGATCAGTCTCTGACCAACAATATGGGATTAGTCCAAGGCGTTGTTGGTGCTGTGTCTCCTGTTACGCCAGTGTCAGCAGATGGGATAGGGAAGAATAATGGTGATTCTTCATCGCTCTCTCCGTCTCCCTACATGTTTAATGGTGTGAGGGGTAGAAAGAGTGGTACTGTAGAGAAAGTTGTTGAGAGGAGGCAAAGAAGAATGATAAAGAACCGAGAATCAGCCGCAAGGTCACGGGCCAGGAAACAG GCTTATACAGTGGAGCTTGAAGCTGAAGTTGCAAAGTTAAAGGAAGAGAATCAAGAGTTACAAAGAAAGCAG GCAAAGATTATGGAGATGCAAAAGAATCAG gagatggagatgatgaaTATTCAAGGAGGTGCAAAGAAAAAGCTGAGGAGGACAGAGTCAGGACCTTGGTGA